The Watersipora subatra chromosome 7, tzWatSuba1.1, whole genome shotgun sequence genomic interval aaataattttcaatttttaaaaataatgtgaTAATGTAGCTTTTGAGTGAAGTTGTTAATAATCTTACTAAAATGGTATTTACAGAGAAACAAAATTCATTGAGTGTTGACACCTTAATAGCTGTCAGCGCAAAGAACATGAGAGACAGCAATTACAGTTGTTTcaatagtaaataaaaacagggtTCGTGTCAGCTTTGTTTAACGCTTAAATTGTTTGGCTACCAATTTAATAGAAAAAATCCTGTAATTCAAATACAAGTATTTCAAAATTAACCAGCTCAATAATAGTTAGTACattttttatcttgtatttCTAAATTTTAACAAACTAAATGAGTTTTTGTGGTCACATTTAAAACATGTTTAATTATATCTAATACTGTATCAATGGCACATCAGATTTTTCACAAACCTGATTTGAACAGAATGTTATTTTTCCTCTCAGAAATCTAAATTGAAGGTACACATGAATCCATTTTATGCTATATAAGTGTACATACATGAAATGGTAGTGGTTCTGACATTGCATATATTCTGCTTGTTGATAGTGCTAATTAAACAGAAATATTAATATGAAGTTAGGATATTATTAAAGATTGTGATAACAAccatatattaacaatattgcaCCTTTGTAACAAAATCTCGACGTTAAAAAATGTTAGAAACAATTACATTGGTGCAGAAATGCTATACTTTATTCAAGGTGAAATAAATTGTATCGTATCACATTTGCGAGTGGCTAGCCAGAGCAAACTTCTACTTAACTATGCACAAagattttttgaagttttgagTTTAGAACATGGTAGAGTTTTGGTTTCGGTAGTATTTCAGTCGTGTTCTTGTTGCTGAACTGTTTCCTGATTATTTATTGCAATTTATATATTGCTTCTCTTAATACTAATGTAATAATGTTGCCGATTACTAATCGTTGAAAGTCGAGAAGATTTAGAATCGTTCGCATGGATGTAGCAAAGGTTAGAAGATTGGTAGGCGTAGCCAATAATAGACTAGGAATCTCTGTCCTGTTTTTAGACAACTCTATAAGCATGAATGACCTTGTGAGAAATTTGATTTTATGAAGCCAAACAAACCGAGGATTAGTTAGATCTCAGTTTAACCATAGACATATTTTCAAAAGTAAATCACGTACAGTTGAGCTTTTACTATTTGCGATGTATTGCCAGTCAGAGTTGCGGGACTTGTTCGAATTCTTAACAGGTCGCTTCAAAGATAACTCTGCTTAGACTAGTCGCCATATCTGAATCTAACCCGATTCGCGCAAGTCGGTTTTCAAACGAGGCTACATGTACGTACATAATATCATCTCGGGAACTGTTCACCAAATTTGGGCTTATCGTGACTGCGACGAGTTAAGACAGAGGGTCTGATCTCGTTGAAAACACGAGGCTTCTGGCCGGATTGTTTTTGGAAGCTAAAGCTTTTTCGTACGTTGCATAcgttttgtttttgttattcTGGTATAAAAGGCACTTCATATGTTGAGTTGCAGCATTgctattattatacattatagtTTCTTGCCGCAATAATGCCTCATGATGTGAACGATGTAGTATATACCTGTTGTATGTAAGTAGCTCTCTAGACAGTACGTGCAGTTTTGGCTAGTTCCAGAGGTAAACTGGCGCCTCTCGCGTCCCTCGCGAGGCTCCTCCCATCCGTAGGTATCGTTTCCGGTTGGTCGTGCTCACGATACACTAGATCCTCCTTCTAAGATATCGCAtgagcatacctgccaactctcacgctttgggcgtgagactcacgcaatcaccccaaagaaaaaatgaaaatacgtgagatttttgccccaatttccacaattttacatttactatcattgatacatcaattgccccaaaaccaaatctcacgcattgccccactcttgggttggcaggtctgcttcTTAGCCAATAGGTGCCAACACAcctataacaaataaaatacaaccCACAGCAGTATCATACTTCTCCGAGTGCTATACACAAGCGCAAAGCACATCTAATTACAACATCTCTCACCCGCCTTTTTTTCCTTTCTCTTTCAATTCCAACAGTCAGTGTTAGCTACACATGCATATGTTATTTACAAGTTTGATGCCTGCACACCAATATCCTATTTACAGTGAATGTTAGATACGCATATATACACTATTTACAACTCTGGTGCCTACTCACCAAGATACTCGAGACAGGTGGTGCCTACACACCCACCTACACGGACCTACGACGTGTCCTCGAGGTGTCCAATGTCTCCTGGTTGATATCATTAGCATGATGTATTTCTCTTCGCCAATCTTCAACCATTCTGGCATCAGGATGTAATCCATCTGAGAGGTACTCGTCTCTAAAGACATACCTTCCTCGTCGTCTTGTATACACTTCTGTGCATGTATGGCGTTACACTGTCATTTCTGACATTAAAATCCACGATGTCCCTGTTTTcgattacagtcatacttttgATTTTGTTGGTTAATGGCTGAAACAGGTTACGACGGCGAGCATCGATGGTTACCCTTCTGTGCCTATTATATCTTGTGAAGCACGTAGGATATACCGTGCAAATAATAGGGTGAATCCTATACGGTGTGAGTAACCGTGACCAGTCTCTAAATACAGATGACACCGGGGACAGTGTTCTCCAATTGCGAATATGGCATTCCGTAGCACCTCTTTTAATGACGAGTTCCGAAAATCTCACAGGGCCAATatgtaccctacaggatgaatttattcgcggagttatatttcgcgaaaattgtcttttcatgcatattcgcggatgaatttattcgcggctgaaaactgccgctctctaggaaaagttaactctattgcggctaataatagttattactacgcatgcgcacaccgagtgttccggtttatatttagcttacaaccgcgaggcgatcatgctattctacggtaaacaatttttgctgcatccagaggttttcacgaatattcatcgctttagaggcctttgataagccaacaacttgtggtaagtaatgaatttttacatttactaaattagttgaattttactctGGTTCTTCGGTAAACTGCAATACTACCGTATTTTTTTTCCATCTCTACtgcttcattttttgttttagtgtgagagagatctttcatcatacaccgaagaacaatgattgcacggttggtagatgtcattcttagaagatcaccaatcattcagggaggtctggaaattgaggttgaagtgaccgcagctacttacgagaagaatatatctgtttttgaaaaaggaacaaaaacgcctttacgagcacaaatctttggccaaccggcagaactttgcaatagtaagccacgaggagagttctgatgataacttcctcaccagccatgtagtagcgagagaatcgccttcaacacctacccaaaaCATTGACAGCGACAGATctgctattagtaaaataactagtcagaaagcaccattacacgctagtattcacatatcaaaagtaccagtttaattttattgctagacaaccgccatatagactaaactgtttatatttactccattcatcgtttgtaaaattttatttgtatttgatatattttatttgtacactaaagtttgtaataaattataatatatctatacatgaaataaaatatataatttaatcatgtttgctacagcgatatcaaggagttgttgtcgatgaaggggtctaggttgactggttgcctctctgccgaTATTCctgtcttgatgaatattactacttgtctctagttttcgtattcggagtaggttgtttcattctcaatctgcagtaaacacaaaaaagaaaaaacattaacgagtgttaaggaagtacaaaaacaattgctgaagtatttgatgaaagcgatcagtttttaaacaaaagaaataacTAATACAGTtgataatggaaaaacgtatctgcactgcaaatcaaatacataccataatgtccagatcagaatcatgatcgtccttgacttcggtattagagattgatgaagttgattctaatgtgGAAAGACTAGgaaagcttttttgctatgctgaagccatgccaaataacttgtaaaaactttgattaattttgtaaagtttgatgcaatggcaataaagctcgaagcctggcgatgattttaaagaagttttagaactcggctacgtttagtacttctgcctatgggctattttcgcgatgacgccattctgcatatcttgtgacaacctcgaataattttgtaaataaatgtgatgcattgccaatggtgttagctcaaagctcaggcaatgattttaaaaatgttttggaactcaattacgtttagtatttacattaaaaactaggctagcgactagttttcaatttgatgcagtagttattctctcttgtgattaaaaatagaactaattattcactgaatttaataattcgcggattgactgttcgcgaaatcgcgaatttttatgaccaacgaatattttcatcctgtagggtatatacaCAATAGAGTTTTCAAATTTCTTACTATGATTAAATACATATGTGATTAATTCACGCCAGTCTGCCTCAGGTATGCTGATCAACTCCCATGCAGGATCCGACAATCCTCGAACTATGGAATTTTCTAATACAAAGGTTTTCATATCTAAAATAAACATAACAGAACTTAAATGATGTGTTACAAATTTAATCTCTGCACAGGTTTAGACGTTCTACCAGACCTAGTTCATACTGCATTTGTTTTTATGGCCGGGCTCTGAACCACTTCGAAATACGTCCTTTCTGGTTGTTCCTCAACGTTATTTGGGGACGTCGAATAGTTACGTTGTACTAGATTTTCTTCTGGAATTCGTGTCGGCTGTGCAACCTCAGGCACAGTGTTTTCAGAACTTTCTTCTGACTTTTCGGGGCTCGTTTTCACTATCCCTGGTGCCTGAGCACGGGCTACTTGAGACCTATTCCTTCGAATCAAGTTCTGTTGTTTGTTAACAACCACTACCTCCCGACCTTGGGCTGCAATCACCGTCGCAGGTGCTGGTGCCCTTTTCGGTTCCTGCGCTACGAATTTTCGACCAATAGCGATCGGGCTTCTATCTCTAGCAGCGTGTCTGCGATTATAGTTGGCTCCTTGGTTCTCTCTTTGGTCTCTCTCCACGGTCCTTAGTCTATCAACATCAACTTGCTTACCCGACATTATGCCCATTGAGTTCGTAGATCTATTAAACAACAACTGCGCCGGCGAATATCTGTTAGCGAGAGGGGTGTCCCTATATGCACAGAGTGCTGCTTGTAGGTTAACATTTTTGTTCAACAATGACTCAACTGTCTGAACTGCCCTCTCTGCCTTCCCATTGCTTTGGGCCCACTTGGGCGCACTCGTGATATGGTTAATGTCCCATTTTGTCACAAACCTCTTAAAAATTTGAGCTACAAACTGTGGACCATTATCACTCATGATCGTGTTTGGAACCCCAATCATGCAAAACAGTTTTTCTAACTTGCATATTATCGGGCCTGCTTCCATTGAGTCCTTCAACTCATGTACcgagatatacatgtatctactataGTAGTCTACAACCAAAATGTAGTCTATTCCCTCATGTTTGAATAAGTTTATGGCAAGCCTCCACCATGGCTTTTCCGGAAGTGGTGTACTTATAAGTGACTCCCTCGGTTTCCGTCGAAACTCTTCATACGCGGGACAATCGTTCACCACTTCCCTGATATCTTTTCACATATCCGGCCACCATACCACTTCAGCTGCTCTCTGCACTTGGTCTCTCCTTGATGTCCGGTGTGTATTTCTTGTAGAACCCTACCTCTTTCTACTAACTCAGGAATAAAGACTCTATTTAGATAGAAAAGTACTCCATCAATCGATGTCAGGTAGTCTCTGAAAGTATAGAAAGGTTTCAACAATTCCGGGACTTCCTTACCTGTTGGCCAACCCTCTATCATAAATTTCTCCAACAGCCTCCCGACATCGTCTTCCAAAAGTGCTGCTCTTATCCTGTTCAGCCTACTTGATGAAATCTGTAAAAAGTCCAACAACTCTAATACTAGGCTGGAGACCTTCAACTCCCCAATAGTGCATTCATCCAACATTGGTGACCGTGACAGCGCATCAGCTAGCACAACTTGCTCCCCGGAGTGTATGTTATTTTGTAGGTATAGTTCATCATCCTAAGTCGAAATCGCTGTACTCTAATTGGGAGTTTAGCTAGCTCCTCACCCAGGATTGCTAACAATGGTCTGTGATCCATTTCAATGATCATCTCCTTGCCTGCTACGTAGTAATGGAACTTGTCACATGCCCAGCATATTGCAAGCGCCTCCTTCTTTATCTGCGCATACCTTTTCTCAGCAGAAGTTAATGCTCGGGAAGCATAAGCCACTGGTTTCCACTTTCCTTTTACTCTCTGCAATATAGCAGCCCCTATTCCATATGCTGAAGCGTCAGCACTGATCATTGTTTCGGCTGACACACTGTATGGTGTCAACACAGGGGTGGATGCCAGTATAACCTTGAGCTCTGCAAACTGTCTCGCCTGCTCAAAACCCCAATTCCAGTCGGAATCTTTGCCCAGCAATTGGCGCAAGTGGCTTGTCTTGGTAGCTAGCAACGGAGAGAATTTCCTTAAGTAGTTAACAACTCCAAAAAACCTTCGCAACTCTGTTCTGTTCGTTGGCGTTGGAAAGTTAGCTATGGCTCTAGTTTTCTCTGGGTCTGCGTGTATTCCTAATTCATCAATGATGTGTCCAAGGAATTTTACTGTTTTCCTACCAAATTCACATTTTGAATCATTCAGCGTAACTCCAGCTTGTTGTAGCTTCAACAATACTTCTCTTACTCTCTCATCATGCTCATACTTAGTGGCACCATGCACCAGAATGTCATCCATCTGGCAGACGATCccatttgttccgtttaaaatcTTTTGCATTTCTCTTTGAAATATCTCTGGCGCAGAGCTAATCCCGAACGATAACCTCTTGCAAATATACCTCCCAAAAGGAGTAATGAAACAGGTCAATCTCTGCGCTTCTGAGTGCAACTTCATTTGCCAGTAGCCGCAATTTGCATCTAATTCACTGAAGATCTTAGAGTTTCCTAGCTCACTGAGGGTTTCCTGTGTGTTGGGCAGCGGGTGAAATTCACGTTTCACCGCTTTATTTAGTCTTGTGAAGTCTATACAGTCGTAACTTCCCACTCTTTTTTGGGACTACAATGCACGGAGCACACCAATCTGTTGGTGCTTTGATCTTTGCGATAACTCCTAACGACTCCATTCTCTGCAGTTCCTCCAACAAGGGTTGCCTCCTTGCCGCAGCCACCCTCCGAGATACACTCTGAGCGAAAGGCAGTGCCGAGTCATTTAAAACAATATTCGCTTCTGTCTCCATTGTACCTAGCCCTTTAAACAGTTTAGGAAATGCAGACACCCAATCCGTGTCTAGGTGAACATTGTCCACAGAACCTAGGAGCCCGAAACCTGATATAGCTGGCTTACCCAGTAATGGCATCACAAGATTTCTCACTATATACACCCGTTCTTGTATGACATTAGACCCTGCCATTATGGCTGCCTCTGCCACTCCCAGAACATCTAAATTGTGATTACCCGCCCCTTTCAGCATTTTATCGGTGGACTGAACAAATGACACACAATGTCTCAGTGACTCAGGGATAGCTGTAACCGCAGCGCCGGTGCCGAGTTTAAAAGTCACAGGGGTTGAGTTAACTTTAGTATCAACAAGCCATGCTTTAGAGGTCTCTGTAACAACATTAGTATCTATGCAATACAGGCCTAGTCATTCCGACTCCAATCCTAAATATAGGCCACCTAGCTCGGTTTCATCATCCACTACTTCATCTGCTGCACGAGCTTGTGATTGTCTTCCTTTGCAGACTGCAGCTTTGCTATAATGCCCCTTAATTTTACATACAAAGCATACAGCGTTCCTTCCTGGACATCTATCCTTCATGTGCACCTGCCTTCTGCTACAGTATGGGCACTTTTGCTTTTACCCTGGTCCTGTTTCGGTTCCACTCCTACTGAACCCTCTTGGTTGACGAGCTCTGACTTAATCTAAATTGTCACTTGCTGATGCGTTACTGCTCATTTGTAATACGGATGAATGGTGAGCAACATATTGTTTGGCCTTTTGAATCGCTTTGTGTAGAGTCAAATCGTCTAGGTCAATGAGGTATTCACGCAGTTTTCTATCATTCACCCCTACCACTATCCTGTCACGAATGAGTTCATCTTTCATATTACCATATTCACAATACCCTGCTTGTGTCTGGGCCTCGATGATAAACTGGTGAATGGATGAACTTCCTGTTTCATACCATTGAACTTTACTCTCTCATAGATTACATTTTTAACCGGTTCAAAATGtgcatcaaaatattttattacattgtgTTAAGTCTTTTTTGTCTCATCTTTACTGTCGTCAAATGTGAACTGGTCGTATATTTTTACGCTGTCCGACCCCATCAACAGTAACAGATTAGCTACCCTTTCCTCTTCCGACATAGCGGAGTACTTTTTGGCAATCTTAACAGCAAACTGTGACTTGAATGTTTTCCAACTCGCAGACAAGCCACTACTGTCTTTGAAGTTCAGGCGTTGTGTAAACCTATCGTCTTGTGATTCTGCCATGTTTACGTTAGGCAGTATATCCCTATTACTCTAGTGCTATTGGGTCCAGCAACCCAAGAAACAGTAGCAATTCAAATATAGCAATAGGTCACACAGACGCTATGCTCACAATGGTTCCAACAAACCACTGTACAATGACAATGAACAAGCACAATATGTGAATTCCTGCAAATTCAGCAACTGAATAGTAAACTACCTACAGTCCGGGTTTTATTCCCACAAGGTTCCAACAAACCAATAACACTAGTAGCTACCAAGCAATCAATACCGCTGAATTACCAATGTACAATAATATTACACAAGGCTCGTATATTCTGACACCATGTAGTATATACCTGTTGTATGTAAGTAGCTCTCTAGACAGTGCAGTCTTGGCTAGTTCCAGAGGTAAACTGGCGCATCTCGCATCCCTCGCGAGGCTCCTCCCATCCGTAGGTATCGTTTCCGGTTGGTCTTAATCACGATACACTACAAACGATTACGATTCTGTTGGTGCGATGACAAGCATATAAATTATACTTGTCCGCCATGGCAAATTACTTCCCGTTATAACGACTGTTTTATAGTTCATTTTCCTGTTAAAGTAGAGCCTCTAGACCGCCCCAAGGCGGAAGAGGAGACCATCAGGATCAATTggtaaaaaatggttaaattctaAGTTCGCGAGTGTACTGGTTTTGGTCTACCAGCATACTTAATGGCGACCTCGCTGGTCAGCTTACATTAATCTTGCCATGCACTATAATTATCTGTGATAATGGAAGACTACGTCGACCCTAAGGTCCACTGTCTGATTAGCTTGGGCTGCCCTCTCTGTGATTAGGTCGTCCCCGTCAGAGCACACTAGCTACTGACCCCGTAGTCAACAGGACGACCGATGATGCCTATACTAGTCGTCTATCAGGCATTAATTCTTTAACTGACTGCGCAAGCATGAAATGAAGAGAGTGTGTATATGCGCATaattgtatttgctatcctACGAACAACTGCCCCCACTGCGGGCTATGCAttcctttatataggttgtTAGGTCAAGCGTGCAGCTCGCCCACTTCCAGGTGACCCCACTCCAGGTGGACCTTTCTGCCGTGAGTAGTGTCAAGTGCTTGGCAACCGAAGCGTAGTCGGGCACGTACCGATGGTAGTAACCGGTAGTGCCAAGGAAAGCCCTCAGCTGAGTTACATCAGTTGGCTCTGGCCACCTGTGGATCGCTTCCACCATTTCCGGATCTGTGGCTACACCAGTTGAACTCACCACATGTCCAAGGTACTTCACTTTTGTCTGCATCAGGgtacatttacatgtagatggttACAGTTTCAAGCCGGCTTGTCGAAGCCTGTCTAATACTTCTGACAACCTAGATAGATGACTCTGGAGGTCGGCTGACATGACTATGATGTCGTCCAGATACAGCAAGAGTGTCTTCCAGTGGAGCCCTTGCAGCACTCGCTCCATAAGCCTCTGAAATGTGGCAGGGGCCGACGTCAGCCCGAATGGCAGCACTTTCCATCTCCAAAGCCCACTTCTCATGATGAAGGCTGATTACTCTTGAGCTCCCAGCgacaggggtacctgccaatagcCGCTCATCAAATCAAGAGTGCTGAACAACTTGCTACCTGACAGAGCATCCAGACTGTCATCGATCCGAGGAAGTGGATACGCATCCTGTTTAGTAACCGCATTCAACCTCCGCTAATCAATGCAGTCTCCAGGTTCCATCCTTTTTCCTGACCAGGTCCACAGGAGAGCTCCAAGCTCCATATGCCTGTTCTACCATTTCTTTTTTGGCCAGTTCAGAGACCTGCCGATCTATTTCCGCTTCCTTCTCAGGGCTAACCCTGTATGGGGTCTGCCGAATAGGTTGAGCATCCGTTATCCTGGGTATCTCATGTTGGACCAATGTAGTCTGACCCACATATCCATCTCCTTTACTGAAGACATCGGCATACTGATCAAAGAACCTAGCTACTTGTTGTCTGTCATAGTCACACCTGCAGTGCACTATAGCTTGGCTATACAGCTCTTTCACGTGAGGTGCCACCTTCTGGTCAGGCCGGGTATCCTGGCTTGGTCTCGCTCCCTTCGGGCCTCCTCCGTCCAGGGCTGGCCGATTTCAGTATCATCAACTCTTGTGTAGCTGCCAATCACGGTTCCTGGCGCTACCTGTACAGGGGAGTCTGTCCAGTTCAGACAACGCAGGGCTACTCTTCCCTTCTCGTCAGGTAGGTGGAGGCTGGCAGCCACCATGTACCGATCTCCTGATCCCTCTACCATTCTTAAGGGTTGGTATGTGTGGGTCGTGATGCGGCATGTAACCACCATCTCCGACTGAGGTTGAAGTGTCGTGGTACGGACAACCTGCACCTTGCTCACCAAGGGTCGTTTGTCTCGATCTGTGCAGGTCAGCTTCTGACCATTCACTACCAATGTGGACTCTTGGAAATtcatctcacagcattggtctgTCAAGAATGGCATCCCGAGGATGGCATCTTCTTTCAGGGGGCATACAAGAAGTGATACAGTCACTTGTACACTTCTGACTCGGATGGGTACGGTCAAAATGCCATGAAAGTTTAGGCGAGACCCGTCAGCCATCGTGCCATAGCCTGTtctctctaccaactgagcCTTCAACCCCTCTGGAAGCCGGTCAAAGACATGACGGCTGAGTAGGTTGGAGGTGCATCCACTGTCTATCAGAAAATGAGCAGGTCGGCCCATAATCTTCCCAGGTAAGAAATAGCTACTACTGTACGGTTTCCAAAGCGTGTCTGCAGCCACTCTCTCAGGACTGA includes:
- the LOC137400572 gene encoding uncharacterized protein — protein: MSDNGPQFVAQIFKRFVTKWDINHITSAPKWAQSNGKAERAVQTVESLLNKNVNLQAALCAYRDTPLANRYSPAQLLFNRSTNSMGIMSGKQVDVDRLRTVERDQRENQGANYNRRHAARDRSPIAIGRKFVAQEPKRAPAPATVIAAQGREVVVVNKQQNLIRRNRSQVARAQAPGIVKTSPEKSEESSENTVPEVAQPTRIPEENLVQRNYSTSPNNVEEQPERTYFEVVQSPAIKTNAV
- the LOC137400573 gene encoding uncharacterized protein, giving the protein MGRPAHFLIDSGCTSNLLSRHVFDRLPEGLKAQLVERTGYGTMADGSRLNFHGILTVPIRVRSVQVTVSLLVCPLKEDAILGMPFLTDQCCEMNFQESTLVVNGQKLTCTDRDKRPLVSKVQVVRTTTLQPQSEMVVTCRITTHTYQPLRMVEGSGDRYMVAASLHLPDEKGRVALRCLNWTDSPVQVAPGTVIGSYTRVDDTEIGQPWTEEARRERDQARIPGLTRRCDYDRQQVARFFDQYADVFSKGDGYVGQTTLVQHEIPRITDAQPIRQTPYRVSPEKEAEIDRQVSELAKKEMVEQAYGAWSSPVDLVRKKDGTWRLH